A single region of the Silene latifolia isolate original U9 population chromosome 8, ASM4854445v1, whole genome shotgun sequence genome encodes:
- the LOC141596918 gene encoding GDSL esterase/lipase At1g29660-like, with translation MAHNLYNSLRILIPTIFLLAFSCNVYMINAKHKSKLRGMFVFGSSVVDNGNNNNNKIGRGNYLPYGIDYPKGPTGRFSNGKNVADQIAEQLHLPPSTPFLVIRNHRSKYFNRSGIVPGVNFAAGASGILQETSVLTGVKSMGQQIKNFKNLILPQLERHLDSSSENILSDYLFMVAAGNNDYSYYHVLHQDLIWNKLVFAAKLVSNYFGEIKTLYNVGARKFLLLSVYPVGCNPVLTKHGKHGKCIHKLNQAVDLYYEQLVLMVMQGQQDMPDAQFCVVNSAKIILNTFKSANKTGFTNIHSPCCETTESGTCKKGGKVCPNRKEYFYYDGLHLTEAASRIIAARTYHSTDDFEVYPKNLKHLVANKD, from the exons ATGGCTCATAATTTATACAACTCGTTACGTATTTTAATCCCTACAATATTTCTTTTGGCATTTTCATGCAATGTTTACATGATAAATGCGAAACATAAGTCTAAGTTACGAGGAATGTTTGTGTTTGGTAGCTCAGTTGTTGACAAtggaaacaacaacaataataaaataggcaGAGGAAACTACTTGCCATATGGGATCGATTATCCGAAAGGCCCGACTGGTCGATTTTCAAATGGGAAGAATGTCGCTGATCAAATCGCTGAACAACTTCATCTTCCACCATCCACGCCCTTCTTGGTTATCCGCAACCATCGATCCAAATATTTTAATCGCTCTGGGATTGTTCCTGGAGTCAACTTTGCCGCGGGTGCCTCCGGCATCCTTCAAGAGACTAGTGTACTCACG GGGGTGAAAAGCATGGGACAGCAGATAAAAAATTTCAAGAATTTGATATTGCCGCAATTAGAAAGGCACCTTGACAGCAGTAGCGAAAACATATTGTCCGACTATTTATTCATGGTGGCAGCCGGGAATAAcgattattcttattatcacgtATTGCACCAGGATTTAATTTGGAATAAACTCGTCTTTGCTGCTAAGCTCGTCAGTAACTACTTTGGTGAAATTAAG ACGTTATACAATGTAGGAGCAAGGAAATTCTTACTGCTATCGGTATATCCAGTTGGATGCAACCCGGTTTTAACCAAGCATGGGAAGCATGGCAAGTGTATACACAAACTTAACCAAGCCGTCGATTTGTATTATGAACAGTTAGTGCTTATGGTAATGCAGGGCCAACAAGATATGCCTGATGCTCAATTTTGTGTCGTTAACTCTGCTAAAATCATCTTGAACACGTTTAAATCAGCTAATAAAACAG GTTTTACCAATATACATTCTCCATGTTGTGAGACTACTGAATCCGGAACATGTAAAAAGGGGGGTAAAGTATGCCCGAACAGAAAAGAGTATTTTTACTACGATGGATTGCACCTTACTGAAGCCGCAAGCCGGATTATTGCAGCTAGAACTTACCACTCCACTGATGATTTTGAAGTGTATCCCAAAAATCTAAAACATCTTGTGGCCAATAAGGACTAG
- the LOC141595312 gene encoding GDSL esterase/lipase At5g08460-like, producing MNKKLCLVQSILVLALTWISPSYSRCSTGIPRSHAGFSGMFVFGNSLFDSGNNNFLKCAFKANYSPYGIDFPSHPPSNGRFTNGKNQADRIGELLGLPLVPTFSDPETKKIKISRGVNHASAGSGILDSTGSNLGVVGLNQQIRDFVAVTLPMLKDHRGCQDTAILEKDLFLITTGNNDFLINFFKRGSNVGMLQYFSHNLTSSLAIQLTRLYNAGARKFAFVGIGPMGCTPMARATVPNKACNKRLNYAADYFNAQLLVMLNTIKPRLPGFQFVMVNIFKIALESIRNPSSAGFKDVSNSCCTLASDGVRCKQRGNVCTKRSSHLFFDGLHPTEAFYSIVATRAYKSTNRTEVFPYNLQKLGQL from the exons ATGAACAAAAAGTTGTGCTTAGTCCAATCCATTCTCGTTCTCGCCCTAACTTGGATTAGTCCGAGCTACAGCCGCTGCAGCACGGGAATCCCAAGGTCACATGCAGGGTTTTCAGGCATGTTTGTGTTTGGAAACTCTCTATTCGACAGTGGTAACAACAATTTCCTTAAGTGCGCCTTTAAGGCTAATTACTCGCCTTATGGTATTGATTTTCCGTCACACCCACCTTCAAATGGGAGGTTCACTAATGGAAAAAATCAAGCGGACCGAATTGGCGAACTTCTTGGACTTCCCCTTGTACCAACATTTTCTGATCCTGAAACTAAAAAGATCAAGATTTCTAGGGGTGTTAATCATGCTTCTGCTGGTTCTGGTATACTTGATTCTACCGGCTCTAACTTG GGTGTTGTTGGTCTGAATCAACAAATCAGGGATTTTGTGGCGGTGACATTGCCCATGTTGAAAGACCATCGAGGATGTCAAGACACAGCCATACTTGAGAAAGACTTGTTCCTTATTACAACTGGAAATAATGATTTCCTCATCAATTTCTTCAAACGAGGCAGCAATGTAGGCATGTTGCAGTATTTCTCTCACAATCTGACCTCGTCACTGGCGATCCAACTCACT AGATTGTATAACGCAGGAGCAAGGAAGTTTGCCTTTGTGGGTATAGGTCCAATGGGATGCACTCCTATGGCGAGGGCAACCGTGCCAAACAAGGCCTGCAATAAGAGACTGAATTATGCTGCCGATTACTTTAACGCCCAGCTTCTTGTTATGCTCAATACTATTAAGCCTAGACTTCCCGGTTTTCAATTTGTCATGGTTAATATCTTTAAAATTGCCCTTGAATCCATTCGAAATCCTTCCTCCGCAG GTTTTAAGGATGTGAGTAACTCATGTTGTACACTTGCAAGTGATGGGGTTCGATGCAAACAACGGGGTAATGTGTGTACAAAGCGAAGTAGTCATCTGTTTTTTGACGGTCTACATCCAACCGAGGCGTTCTACAGTATTGTGGCAACAAGAGCTTATAAGTCGACCAACCGGACTGAAGTTTTTCCGTATAATCTTCAGAAATTAGGTCAACTCTAA